The nucleotide window GGATGACCAGCTACACCATATTCCTGTATGCGCTCGTCGCCGCAATTTATCGCGACTATGGCTGTTGGCTTAATGCGGTTGGCATTATATAAGTCTTGCAATGTATCAGCCAACTGCAGGTTTTCGGCTTCCTGTCCGTCATTCAACAATAATAAATTTAGTGGCTCGGTACCGGCAAATTCATTTGGCAGCAGCAGGGTATATGTAACCTCGCGATTAAGGTGGGTAGAGTTTATGGTTAAAAGCGTTTCGGTAACGGTCATTTCAAGATCGGGCCAGCACAAATTCATCATCAATAGTATTATATATGCATATGTCAATTATTCACCCCTTTGTAAGCCATTGCTATAGCACTGTCTTAGTTTTCCCCTGAATCAGGGGAAGACGCTGTCTCTGCAAGTTGCAGTTTCGTTAATAAGGGGTCTAACTAAAAGACAAATATTAAAGCCACAAAAGTACGCTTATCAACCTAAACATAAAATTAAAACCTATTAATTTACACGGTGTTGTCTTTTTAAAACAAAGCACTTATCTTACCGTACTTAAAAATCAAGATATATTGTGACAGAACAATATCACCGCTGGTATTCGCATAACCTGGGTACCGACCTTGAGATGCTGGTTTTTGGCGACAGGGGCTATCCGCTTATCCTGTTCCCTACCACCAAAGGCCGTTATTTTCAAAACAAGGATGAAGGCCTTATTGAAAGCGCGCGGTGGTTTATTGAGCAGGGGTTGGTAAAAATATACTGTCCGGATAGTATAGACCACCTGACCTGGTACAACAAGGAAGTACACCCTGCTGCACGGGCTTATAACCATGTTTGGTACGACCGTATGCTGAACGAGGAACTGGCGCCCTGGACCATGCACGAGACCGGCGTTGGCAAAGTAGCCGTAGCTGGCTGTAGCTTTGGCGGTTACCACGCTGCCAATTTTGCTTTTAAACATCCCGATAAAGTGAGCAACCTGTTTACTATGGGCGGCGCGTTTGACATTAAGCAATTTACCGACGGCTTTTATAACGACGATATTTTTTACAACAACCCGGTAGATTTTGTGCCGGGCGATAATAACCCCGACCTATGGAAAATGAATATTATACTGGGGACATCTGAACATGATATGTGCAAGGGTTATAATATGGAGATGTCAAACATTTTGAACGCTAAGGGTATTAACCATTGGTTGGATATCCGCCCGTTCGCTAACCACGACTGGCCCATCTGGCGCGAAATGTTCCCGCATTATTTATCGTTGATAAAGGGTTAAACAAATTAGACAAGGATATGGCACTATAACAGCAAACCGATAACCGCAATACAAACACAGACACATATGAAAAAAATAGGTATCCTTTTCGGGCAGGAAAATTCGTTCCCGCAGGCATTTGTCGACCGGGTGAACCAAAAGACGGGGGGCAAAGGTATCAGCGCCGAATTTGTCCGCATAGATAAAGTAATGCAGGCCGAACCTATGGGCTATTCGGTTATTATCGACCGTATATCGCAGGATGTGCCCTTTTATCGCGCGGCGCTAAAGAACGCGGCCATTTGCGGTACCGCTGTTATTAACAATCCCTTTTGGTGGAGCGCCGACGAGAAATTTTTCAATAACGCCCTGGCTGTGAAGATTGGCGTACCGGTACCTAAAACGGTGATCCTGCCATCAAAAGAATTACCTGATGATACTACCGAAAAATCGTTCCGTAACCTGGCCTATCCGTTAGACTGGGAAGGCATTTTTACTTATGTAGGGTTCCCGGCCTATATGAAACCATTTGATGGCGGCGGCTGGAAGGAAGTGTACCAGATCAACAGTCTTGACGACCTTTGGGACAAATACAATCAAACCAAGCAGTACGTAATGATGCTGCAGGAGGAGATCATCTTTGACGATTACTTCCGCTGTTATTGTATTGGCGGCAAACATGTGCGCATTATGCAATATGAACCGCGCAATTCGCACCATCTACGTTACGAACATGGCAAAGCCCCGGCTTCAAAAAAATTGCTGGATACCGTTAAAGATTACGTATTGAAACTTAACCAGTATTTAGGTTACGATTTTAACACTGTTGAATTTGCCGTACGCAACGGCGTACCCTACGCTATCGACTTTTGCAATCCCGCTCCGGATGCTGAAGTGACCAGCGTCGGTCAGGAAAACTTCGATTGGGTAGTGGAAACATCGGCTGATTACGCTATTGAGCGCGCCAAAAAACAAAAAGACAACCAGGACAATTTAACCTGGGGCGAATATGTAAAAACCGGCGCGGCGGGCAAACCATTAGTATCGGTCAAAGCCGTAAAAGGCGATGTGAGTATTGGCGAGATACCAAAAGTAAAGAAAGCGCCGGCAAAAGCCGCGGCAAAAAAACCGGCTGCTAAAAAATAATAAACCATCGTCATTGCGAGGAACGAAGCAATCTTCAAACTATCTATTCCGGATTTGCTTATCGGTAGATTGCTTCGTTCCTCGCAATGACGCATTAATGAGCAATAGAGAAACCCATAACCTAACCAATTATGAACGAGTTTACCTTAGGTGTTGAAGAAGAATTTATGGTGGTTGACCCGGTTACCCGGGAGCTAACATCGCACGAGCAAAAAATTGTGGATGGCGCGCAAAAGATACATGAAGACCAGGTAAAGGCCGAAATGCACCAGGCTGTGGTTGAAGTAGGCACCCACATTTGCCGCAACACCGAAGAAGCGCATAAGGAGGTAGCCAAACTACGCCTCACTGTTGCCCAACTGGCCGGTGACCTGGGCCTGCGCATTGGCGCGGCAGGCACGCACCCTTTCTCGCACTGGCAGCACCAGTTGATCACCGATCACCCGCGGTATTTTGATATTGTGGATGAGTTGCAGGAAGCCGCGCGCAGTAACCTTATTTTTGGTTTACATGTACACGTGGGTATCCAGTCGCGGGATATGGCTATACATATTGCCAACCAGGTGCGCTACTTTTTACCGCACGTTTACGCGCTGTCAACCAATTCGCCGTTTTGGGAAGGGCGTAATACAGGTTATAAATCGTTCCGCACCAAAGTGTTCGATAAGTTTCCACGCACAGGCATCCCCGACTTTTTTAACAGTATCGAGGATTACGATAATTATGTGAAACTGCTGGTAAAAACCAACTGTATTGATAACGCCAAAAAAATATGGTGGGATATCCGCGTGCACCCGTTTTTTGAAACTATAGAGTTCCGCATTTGCGATTGCCCTATGCTGGTAGAGGAAACCATGGCATTTACGGCGCTATTCCAGGCGCTTTGTGCCAAGTTATACAAACTGCGCCAGCAAAACATGACGTTTATTACCTATAACCGTGCCCTTATCAACGAAAACAAATGGCGGGCGGCACGTTATGGCATTGACGGCAAGATGATAGATTTTGGCAAGGAAATGGAAGTGAACACCCGTGCCCTGATTATGGAACTGCTGGATTTTGTGGATGATGTGGTAGACGAACTGGGCAGTCGCCAGCATTTGAATTATGTATTAAAAATACTGGAAAACGGCACCGGCGCCGACAGGCAGCTGGCGGTTTACCAGCAAAATAATAACTTTGCAGATGTGGTAGATTATATCACATCGCAAACATTGAAGGGAATATAAGTGGGAATGACAGAAAACACAATTAAAGTAGCCATTATCGACCTATACGCAGGTATAGTTAACCAGGGTATGCGCGGGTTCCAGGAGATCCTGGACAGGTATCGTACAAAAAACAATTTAAACTTAACGTACCAGGTTTTTGATACCCGTGGCGCTAATATATTACCCGGGACTGATTTTGACATTTACATATGCAGCGGCGGCCCTGGCGACCCATTGAGTAGCGAAACCGAACCCTGGGACATTGGCTTTATGCAATTAATGGACGAACTGGAAGCCCACAATAATTCCGCCGCGCCGGATAAAAAACATGTGCTGTTTGTTTGCCACTCGTTCCAGATGATGTGCCGCAGGTATAAATTAGGCCTTATTAACAAGCGGCGTTCGCCATCGTTTGGCATTTTGCCTGTGCATTTAACCGTAGCCGGAAAGCGCGAACCAGTTTTAGCAAACTTATCCGATCCGTTCTACAGCGTCGATTCCCGCAGCTGGCAGGTAATACACCCTGATGAAAAACGCTTTACCGAAATGGGTATGCAATTACTGGCTATTGAAAAAGAGCGGCCCTATGTCGATCTGTCCCGCGCTATGATGGCTATCCGTTTCAACGATTATTTTATCGGCACACAGTTCCATCCTGAAGCCGATGCCCGGGGCATGAAAATGCACTTAATGACCGAAGAAAGGAAACAGGAAGTGATCAGCGAACATGGCAAAGATAAATACAACGATATGCTGGAACGCCTGGATGACCCGGACAAAATAATGCACACGCAAAACACGCTGATCCCTAATTTTTTGGATGAGGCAGTGCAGCAAATAATTGCGAAAGGCGAAATGTCAATTGCGAAATAAATAATCCCTATGGACGCAGCAGCCCGCCAGGCATTTAATGCCAACTTTACCGATGCCAAATATCAGCAGCTACTTACTGATATGAATACCGGCTTGCGTGCACCTATCCCCTTCCGCCTGGCCGAAACACCGATATTTATTTCGGATGATTTTTATGCCAAACTTTTACAGGCGGGTGAGGATATTATTGCTACCATTAAACAACCTGATTTTAAAGAGTTGACCGAGCGCGCCATCCCCGATAAATGGTGGGTAGCTAACGAAAATGACCACGCCCATATCATTGCTTTGGATTTTGGCGTTTGCCGCGATGAGCACGGCGAACTGACACCTAAACTAATAGAACTACAGGGTTTCCCCTCGCTGTTCGGCTTCCAGGCTTATGCCGATGAGCATTACCATAAGGCATTCGATATCCCCGAAGAATGGACGGGTTACCTGAGCGGATTAAACAAGGAAAGCTATATAGAACTCTTGCGCAAAACCATCGTTGGCGAACATCAGCCTGATGAGGTTGTGCTGATGGACGTGAACGCGCCCGAACAAAAAACATCCGTCGATTTTTATATTACTCAAAATTACCTGGGCATACCCGTAGTTTCGCTGCATGATCTGGTGCAACAAGGCGATCAGCTTTATTATAAAGATAATGATGGCGAACTGAAGCGCATCCGCAGGATATATAACCGGTTGATATTTGACGAGATTGACGGCGACCCGCATATATTTGACAAGGTGGTAGATTTCCGCCAACCACTTGATGTGGAATGGATACCGCACCCTAACTGGTTCTATCGCATCAGCAAGTTCACCATGCCCTTTCTTGAAGGAGATTTTGTGCCCAAAACACAATTCCTAAACCAGATAGAAGAAATGCCTGCAGACCTGGAGAACTACGTGTTAAAGCCCTTGTTCTCATTTGCTGGTCAGGGGGTGATTATTGATGTACAGGCTGAAGATATCAGCGCTATTAAAAACCCTGAGAACTGGATCTTACAGGAAAAGGTAAACTACGAACCCGCCATACAAGCTCCCGATGGCGGCGTAAAAGCTGAGATACGGTTACTGTACCTATGGCCCGATGGTGATGAAGACCCCACACTGGCTATTACCCTCGGCAGGCTAAGTCGCGGTAAAATGATTGGTGTGCGTTATAACAAGGATTTTGATTGGGTGGGCGGTACGGTAGCCTTCATCAAAAAGTAAAGATCAGCATACTTTTGTTACAATACTATCGTATATATACATATAATAGTTAAATTTGCATCATGATACAAAGCATCATTATTGCGGTAGTTTTTGCAGGGGCATTGTTTTACATTGGCAAAATGTTTTACAATTCGCTTTTTGTAAAAAAAGGCTGCGGCAGCAATTGCAAATGCGGAGTTGATTTTTCGAATATTGAACAAGGCAAACCCGCATCCAAATAACCCTAATTGTTTACCATAATTCATTGCAAACAATTAAACCGATTAATTATTATATCCTTTAATGGCTGGCAAACAGGTTTTTCAGGCTGATACCCCCGGTAGGTGGAACCGTTTCAAGTGGCTTAGCAGGGCTATTATTATCGTTATTGTCAGCAGTATTGTTGCTGCTATAATTACCATATATTCTACCAAATATCCTTCTTTACCCAACCTTAACCAGGCCGTAAAAAAATTCACCAAAGAAGACCTTGATTATATTAAGCGCACACGTAAGTTCAAGGATTTTAAAATTGACACCCAGCGACTGGTAGAATTACGCCACAATTTGCTGATACACCGCCGCAAACACCCCAATAATAAAGACAGGCTAAATGTAGGCTTTTACCGTGCCTGGGAAACACAAGCCTACACATCGTTACGCGATCATATAGCCCGCATGGATATGATTGTTACTGAGGGGTTTGTAATAACCCCAAAAGCTGATACGGTTACTTTAAAACTGGATACGGGGCTTATAAACCTTAACCGGCGCTATAACAAACCAGTTATAATTTCGCTATCAAACTATATTAACGTAAACAATGCATCGGGGTATCTGGATTCGCGCGATGTGATGCGTATCATTAAAAATAAAAAATCGCGTACCGTATTTATCAATAGTATTGTTGCCAAACTATTAAAATATAACTTTCAGGGCGTTAACCTTGAATTTGAAGACATTAAAGACCGTAATGCGCCAGATTATATTGCCTTTCAAAAAGAACTGTACCAAACCCTGCACCCTCAAAAGTTTCTGGTAACACAAAACGTAGCTGCCGATGACGAAGCCTACGATTTGAAAATGCTGCAGCATTATAATGACTATCTTTTTGTATTTGCGATAGATCAGCACGGCGAGAACACCACCCCCGGCGATATATCCAACCAGCACTGGGTAGAAGAGATACTGGACAGGGTTTGCAACGAGATACCCAGTAGCAAAGTAATATTAACCATCGCTGCCGGCGGGTACGATTGGGGCGAGAACCGCCCGGGCAGCCCCATGGGTTATCAGCAGGCTATTAGTACCGCTCAGGAAAACAAAAGCAAAATAGAATACGATACCGAATCGGCCAACCTGCACTATATTTATACAGCGCAGGATAGTGTTAAGCATACCGTATACTTTACCGATGCGGCAACCAATTTTAACATTATCCGCATGGCCGACGACTGGGCCACCGGCGGCGTTGCGTTGTGGCGTGTAGGTGTCGAAGACCCACGTTTATGGTCGTTCTTTCAAAAAAATCTATCTATTGATTCTTTACGCAAAACTGGTGTTGACACTACCCCGCTCACTTCGGTTGGGTTAAATAATCATATAGATTATGCCGGCGACGGTGAGGTGCTGGACCTGGTGACTACCCCGGATAAGGGTAAGATCAATATCACGCTTGATCCCCAAACCTTTACTATTACCAACCAGCAATATATTAATCTGCCTACCAAATATGTAATCCGCAAATACGGCTACAAACCCGGTAAGGTAGTGTTGACATTTGATGACGGCCCCGACCCTGATTACACGCCGCGCATTCTGGATATTTTGAAACGCGAACATGTACCTGCGGCATTCTTTGTGGTAGGGTCAATGGCCGAAAAAGCTATACCTATTCTTAAGCGGGAATATGATGAAGGATACGAGATAGGTAACCATACCTATTTTCATCCCGACATCTCAACGGTAAGCATCCAGCGGGTAAACCTTGAACTGAACGCTACCCGCAAGCTGATAGAATCGGTTACCGGGCGTAGTACCATTCTGTTCCGCCCGCCTTTTAACGCCGATGCTGAGCCGCAAACACTGGCCGAGGTTATCCCCGTGGCCGAAAGCCGCCGCCAAAGCTATATTAACATCGGCGAATCTATCGACCCATGGGACTGGCAACCCGGCGTAACCGCCGATAGTATTATTGCCCGCACCATTCGCGATCATGATAAGGGTTCGATGATATTGCTGCACGATGCCGGCGGCGATACCCGCGAAGAAACCGTAAAAGCCCTGCCTGCCATTATCCATTACTTTAAAAGTCACGGCTACCAGTTTACTACTATTGCCGATATTTTGGATAAAAAGCGCGACGACCTGATGCCGGCTATAAAAGACGATGCCAACAGCGGTGTTACCGGTACGCTGTATGATATTTTTATTGCCAGCTATTTTTACAGTAACTGGATATTGCAATATATTTTCCTTACGGCCATTTTCCTGGCCATTGGCCGGATACTTTTAATTGGCATATTAGCATTCAGGCAGTATTTTGACAACAAGCGGGAAGAAGAACACATGCCCGACCCGACTATGCTGCCGCCGGTAAGTATTATTGTACCCGGTTATAATGAAGAGGTTACTGTTATACGCACCATTGAAAGTTTGCTACTGACGGAATACCCGGTTTTCGAAATTATATTTATTGATGACGGGTCAAAAGATAAAACGCTGGATATAGTTACTAAAGCCTATGGCGATCATCCGCTGGTACAAGTATTAACTAAACCCAACGGTGGCAAGGCATCCGCCCTTAACTTTGGTATTACCCATGCCCAATACGAATATGTAATTTGTATTGATGCCGATACCCAACTAAAAACCGACGCGGTTTACCACCTGATGCGCTATTTTACCGACGACGAGATTGGCGCGGTTGCGGGTACCGTAAAAGTGGGCAACACCCATAACCTGATCACTAACTGGCAGGCTATTGAATATATTACCGCCCAAAATATGGACCGCCGCGCTTTCGACCTGTTAAACAGCATTACCGTAGTGCCGGGCGCTATTGGCGCGTTCCGTAAATCGGCCATATTTAAATCGGGCGGGTTTACAACCGATACCCTGGCCGAGGATTGCGACCTGACCATGCGTATCCTGAAATTGGGTTACATTGTGCGTAACTGCGACGATGCTATTGCCTACACCGAAGCCCCTGAAACCCTGAGCGCATTGATGAAACAGCGTTTCCGCTGGAGTTTCGGCGTGATACAAAGCTTCTGGAAAAACAAGGATGCCCTTTTCAACAAAAAATATAAATTTTTTGGCATGGTGGGTATGCCTAACATCCTGCTGTTCCAAATTGCACTGCCGCTGTTCTCGCCGCTGGCCGATATATTAATGATATTTGGTTTGTTTAGTGATAAACCCGGGAAGATCATCGCTTACTACACGGTGTTTATTGTGATAGATCTGCTGGTATCTATGCTGGCCTTCTGGATGGAGAAAGAGGACTACAAAAAGCTGGTTTACATTATCCCGCAGCGTTTTGTGTGGCGTCAGTTAATGTATTGGGTGCTGTTTAAATCGGTCCGCCGGGCCTTAAAAGGCGAGTTAAGCGGCTGGGGCGTATTAAAACGCACCGGTACGGTAAAAATGAAACCCGGCGCCAGCGGGAAATAACTTCCATCCTATCCACATCGCCATGCCTTCAGGGCCGTTGTTGGTTTGTCATCAACAACTTGCCCGGAGCCTTAGAAATTGTTGGTGACAACACCAACAGTGGCGATAGGAAACATCTCCCCATCCCACATCGTCATGCCGAATTTATTCCGGCATCCCACAGGATATTCACTTCGGGCCGCTGTTGGTTTGTCTCCAAAAACACTGCGCAGTCTCTTTAGAAATTGTTGGTGACAACACCAACAATGGCGGTAGAAAGGCGTGGCTTGTGCGATTCCCCTCTTGAGAGGGGTGGAGGGGTATGTCCTTTTAAACCTAAATGAAATGATATAAAACGATTTTCCTGATGCCGTTATGGAATATTACCCTCATATGCATCATTAGGTTATCCATTTATTGCTAACGTTATGAGATCGGTTTTTTTGGCCATTTTATCGGTACTAATACATGCTATATCCGTAGCACAAAAAGACAGCAGCCCCGTCCTAACTACTGCAAAGCCACCACTTATTATAAAAAGTACCAAACCCCTACAGGCGTTCACCCGCATTGAAACCAGCAAACACCCCGATACAAACAAATACACCATACGCATATGCGCCCCCAGTCGCGGGAAGTTAATGCAGCCTTTATACATTATTTTTTTGAATGGTAAAGCCATCTTCCGGTCGGACACATCACAAACAAACCCGGTTGCTGCTATTAACCCACAGGATATTGATAAAATAGATATATTAAAAAATAGCACAGCGGTTGAGAAATATGGCAATGCCGCAAAAAATGGGGTGGTTTTAATTACCCTTAAAAGCGGATCGCCCGGGATTAACAAAATTTTTAATAGCGGGCCGGGTAATTAACAGGCGTTTATATTTTTTCTATCAAACAAACCGCATACGCTACCACGCCCTCCTGGCGGCCTATAAAGCCCATCTGTTCGTTAGTAGTAGCTTTTATAGAGATATCGTCTTCATCGATACCGGCCGCCCTGGCTATATTAGCTGTCATAGCCGGGATATGCGGGTTTATCTTTGGGGCTTCCAGGCATATCATCGCATCTATATTACCAATGCCCCAGCCTTTTTCCTGAAGCATTTCCATTACGTGTTGTAACAGTACCAGGCTGCTAATGCCCTTCCAGCGGTCGTCTGTGTTTTTAAAGTGAAAGCCAATATCGCGCAGGTTGGCTGCACCCAGCAAAGCATCGCAAATAGCATGTAACAATACGTCGGCATCCGAGTGGCCGTACGCGCCGGATGTGTGCTGCAAGTTAACCCCGCCCATTATAAACGGGTGCTGTTCTTTTAACTGGTGTACATCAAATCCAAACCCAACTTTTATTTTAGCCATTTACTTTTTCCCGGTTTGGTTATCCGTTTTGGTATCGGTTTTTTTTGCCGCACCAAAATTAACAATAAGCGAGAACCGCAGTGTGTTTGATAACGGGCTTTGCTGTTGATTAGCCGCCAGGTAAGAGAAATCGATATCAAAGTTATCGTACTTAAAACCAGCCCCCATGGTAAGGTATTGGTTGCCTCCGTAAAGCGGGTTCTGATAAAAATACCCTGCCCTTAAGGCAAATTGTTTATTGTACCTATATTCGATACCCGGCGAATAGGTTAATTGCTTAGCCTGTGTAGAAAAACCCTCGCCAAATGAATTAAATATGCCCGATGGCACCGATTGATCGTTGCTGACTACATTACCGTTGCTGTCGGTTATGGTTAATGGCACCAGCAGTTTACTAATATCAAAGGCAAAGGTAAACTCGTTATAGTCATCGATGTACCAGGTATTAGCGGCGCCTATGCGTAACGTAGCGGGTAAAAAATCCTTCGGCCCGTTATCCGTATAACCAATTTTCGACCCGATGTTAGATAGATCGACACCAAAAGCAAAAAGCGCTTCTTTACCAAATTGCTGCGTGGTTTTTTTGTAGTACATGGAAGCATCGGCAGCTACAGCGCTGGCCGGTTTTGTTTGCTGCCCGGCAGAAAAGCTTCCGTTGGTTAAACTTGAATAGATATAACGGCCGGTTAAACCCAATGAAAAATCCTGACCAAATTTTCGGGCAAAGGAAACATCGAACGAAAACTCGTTAGGGCGGTAACTTCCCAATGGGTTTTGCAAATTATCAACCAGTTCAATTGTACCTAAATTAAAATAACGTAAAGATGCCCCTAAGGTATTACGCTCATCCAGCTTGCGGGCGTAGCTTAAATAAGCCAGGCTAACATCGGGCACCAGGCGCCTTAACCATGGGCTATAGGATAAAGAAAGATTATTTTGCCCTTCAATATATGCCAGTTTTGCGGGGTTCCAAAAAGTTGCGTTAACATCCGGAGATAGCGCAACGCCCGCATCGCCCATAGCTCCCGAGCGGGAATCGGGGGATATGGTCAGGAACGGCGCCCCGGCCCTTGGCGCATTTGCACTGGTGCCGTTGGTGTTGGTACCTGTTGGCCCAACAACTTGCGCCTTAAGCGCCAAAGGCAGCATTACCGCAACAAATGAACTTATTTTAAAAAAACCAGGGGAAAATATCTTCATTATAACGTTGTTTCAAATTTTTCAACACACGCAAAACACATTTGCAAAATTAATGTATAAATATAAAAAACTTATTGCCAATCAAAATTATTCAATTTAATATAACCTAAACCGCATAAATTTCGTTTAACGGTAATATTGTAACATGATTGAAAAATTATCGCTAATTTAGAATCGGTAATAAGTTTCAATAATTTAATTAAATTTACGCTCTGATTAATTGTAATTGCATGAAAATGAATTTTAGCAGGTATGTTTTAGTGCTGTTGGGCTCTGGTTTTTTACTGGCTGGTTGTGCTTCAAAGCAACAATCACCAAAAACAGGGATGCGTTATAATGATAAATACAATGGCGGTTTCCAGGTGTTTAGAAAAACACACCCCGCCCCCGGCCCTGGCCTGATAGCTATTGAGGGCGGTACCTTTGTACAAGGCGGCAGCGCTGGCGAAGACGTTAGTTACGAATACAATAACGTACGTAAAAGAAAATCTATCTCGACATTTTACATGGACGAGACCGAAGTTTCTAATAACGATTGGCGCGAGTACCTGTACTGGCTGCAAACTAATTTCCCCGACGACCGTGAATTATACTACAATGCCATTCCGGATACGCTGGTTTGGAGAAGGCCGTTATCTTACAACGAACCTTATGTAGATAATTATCTGCGCGGCTCTGAATTTCAGGACTATCCCGTTGTTGGGGTAAGCTGGGACCAGGCGCAGGATTATTGCGATTGGCGTACCCAACGCATGAACGAGAATATTTTGCGTGAACGCGGCCAGTTGGTAGATTGGAAAACACGTGCAAAAGGGGGCGTCGCAGGTGCTACTGGCGGCGCGGCTGGCACTACAGCGGGAACCGGTGCAGTTGATTCAAGTAAGATCCCTTTCAATACAGATATTTATTTGAATGGTCAATATAAAGGTACCGGTATTGATGGCAAAAAAATGCCGCTTGATCTTAATCCATTAAAAAACACTGGTTCGGGCAAAGTAAGGCGCCCTGTACGCCGCGAAGACGGTATACTACGCCCTGGCTACCGCCTGCCTACCGAAGCTGAGTGGGAATATGCCGCTTTAGGCTTAGCCGGTAATACCCAATTTGAAAATATTACAGAAGGTAAAATATATCCCTGGAATGGCATGGGTGTGCGGTCGCCGAAAGCAAGAACACGCGGCTTGATATTGGCCAACTTTAAACGTACCGGCGGCGATAACGCCGGTGTTGGCGGTTACCTGAATGACAAGGCTGACATTACAGCCCCAGTACGCTCATACCAGCCAAACGATTTTGGTTTGTATAACATGGCAGGCAACGTAAACGAGTGGACCGGCGATACTTACCGCCAAACTTCGTTTGAAGAGACAGATGATTTTAACCCATTCCGTGGTAACGAGTTTACGAATAAACAATATGCCGACGCCGTTAAAGGGTTATATGCTAAAGATAAATACGGCAGACCAATAAAAGTGCCTGCAAAATCGAACAAAAAGCAAACCTGGGCAGAAAT belongs to Mucilaginibacter boryungensis and includes:
- a CDS encoding esterase family protein; this translates as MTEQYHRWYSHNLGTDLEMLVFGDRGYPLILFPTTKGRYFQNKDEGLIESARWFIEQGLVKIYCPDSIDHLTWYNKEVHPAARAYNHVWYDRMLNEELAPWTMHETGVGKVAVAGCSFGGYHAANFAFKHPDKVSNLFTMGGAFDIKQFTDGFYNDDIFYNNPVDFVPGDNNPDLWKMNIILGTSEHDMCKGYNMEMSNILNAKGINHWLDIRPFANHDWPIWREMFPHYLSLIKG
- a CDS encoding ATP-grasp domain-containing protein — protein: MKKIGILFGQENSFPQAFVDRVNQKTGGKGISAEFVRIDKVMQAEPMGYSVIIDRISQDVPFYRAALKNAAICGTAVINNPFWWSADEKFFNNALAVKIGVPVPKTVILPSKELPDDTTEKSFRNLAYPLDWEGIFTYVGFPAYMKPFDGGGWKEVYQINSLDDLWDKYNQTKQYVMMLQEEIIFDDYFRCYCIGGKHVRIMQYEPRNSHHLRYEHGKAPASKKLLDTVKDYVLKLNQYLGYDFNTVEFAVRNGVPYAIDFCNPAPDAEVTSVGQENFDWVVETSADYAIERAKKQKDNQDNLTWGEYVKTGAAGKPLVSVKAVKGDVSIGEIPKVKKAPAKAAAKKPAAKK
- a CDS encoding carboxylate-amine ligase, which gives rise to MNEFTLGVEEEFMVVDPVTRELTSHEQKIVDGAQKIHEDQVKAEMHQAVVEVGTHICRNTEEAHKEVAKLRLTVAQLAGDLGLRIGAAGTHPFSHWQHQLITDHPRYFDIVDELQEAARSNLIFGLHVHVGIQSRDMAIHIANQVRYFLPHVYALSTNSPFWEGRNTGYKSFRTKVFDKFPRTGIPDFFNSIEDYDNYVKLLVKTNCIDNAKKIWWDIRVHPFFETIEFRICDCPMLVEETMAFTALFQALCAKLYKLRQQNMTFITYNRALINENKWRAARYGIDGKMIDFGKEMEVNTRALIMELLDFVDDVVDELGSRQHLNYVLKILENGTGADRQLAVYQQNNNFADVVDYITSQTLKGI
- a CDS encoding type 1 glutamine amidotransferase; translated protein: MTENTIKVAIIDLYAGIVNQGMRGFQEILDRYRTKNNLNLTYQVFDTRGANILPGTDFDIYICSGGPGDPLSSETEPWDIGFMQLMDELEAHNNSAAPDKKHVLFVCHSFQMMCRRYKLGLINKRRSPSFGILPVHLTVAGKREPVLANLSDPFYSVDSRSWQVIHPDEKRFTEMGMQLLAIEKERPYVDLSRAMMAIRFNDYFIGTQFHPEADARGMKMHLMTEERKQEVISEHGKDKYNDMLERLDDPDKIMHTQNTLIPNFLDEAVQQIIAKGEMSIAK
- a CDS encoding FeoB-associated Cys-rich membrane protein, which produces MIQSIIIAVVFAGALFYIGKMFYNSLFVKKGCGSNCKCGVDFSNIEQGKPASK
- a CDS encoding glycosyltransferase — translated: MAGKQVFQADTPGRWNRFKWLSRAIIIVIVSSIVAAIITIYSTKYPSLPNLNQAVKKFTKEDLDYIKRTRKFKDFKIDTQRLVELRHNLLIHRRKHPNNKDRLNVGFYRAWETQAYTSLRDHIARMDMIVTEGFVITPKADTVTLKLDTGLINLNRRYNKPVIISLSNYINVNNASGYLDSRDVMRIIKNKKSRTVFINSIVAKLLKYNFQGVNLEFEDIKDRNAPDYIAFQKELYQTLHPQKFLVTQNVAADDEAYDLKMLQHYNDYLFVFAIDQHGENTTPGDISNQHWVEEILDRVCNEIPSSKVILTIAAGGYDWGENRPGSPMGYQQAISTAQENKSKIEYDTESANLHYIYTAQDSVKHTVYFTDAATNFNIIRMADDWATGGVALWRVGVEDPRLWSFFQKNLSIDSLRKTGVDTTPLTSVGLNNHIDYAGDGEVLDLVTTPDKGKINITLDPQTFTITNQQYINLPTKYVIRKYGYKPGKVVLTFDDGPDPDYTPRILDILKREHVPAAFFVVGSMAEKAIPILKREYDEGYEIGNHTYFHPDISTVSIQRVNLELNATRKLIESVTGRSTILFRPPFNADAEPQTLAEVIPVAESRRQSYINIGESIDPWDWQPGVTADSIIARTIRDHDKGSMILLHDAGGDTREETVKALPAIIHYFKSHGYQFTTIADILDKKRDDLMPAIKDDANSGVTGTLYDIFIASYFYSNWILQYIFLTAIFLAIGRILLIGILAFRQYFDNKREEEHMPDPTMLPPVSIIVPGYNEEVTVIRTIESLLLTEYPVFEIIFIDDGSKDKTLDIVTKAYGDHPLVQVLTKPNGGKASALNFGITHAQYEYVICIDADTQLKTDAVYHLMRYFTDDEIGAVAGTVKVGNTHNLITNWQAIEYITAQNMDRRAFDLLNSITVVPGAIGAFRKSAIFKSGGFTTDTLAEDCDLTMRILKLGYIVRNCDDAIAYTEAPETLSALMKQRFRWSFGVIQSFWKNKDALFNKKYKFFGMVGMPNILLFQIALPLFSPLADILMIFGLFSDKPGKIIAYYTVFIVIDLLVSMLAFWMEKEDYKKLVYIIPQRFVWRQLMYWVLFKSVRRALKGELSGWGVLKRTGTVKMKPGASGK